The nucleotide window CCCCAAACACCCTGTGGCCTTGCTGGCCACCCCCACTCTGTgccacctccttgtcctcctctccctcccaggcCACCTTGATCCCAGCAGCCACCAAAGGGTCCTGATGAAAACGGGCCTCATCCTCCTCATCATCGGGCACCTCAACTTCATCGCTGGTGGCCTCGTCCACGGCATCGTCCTCCGCTTTGTGGTCGACCCCCAGGACCCCATCTCCCTGCTGTACGGTGTCACCAACGTCACCTCGGCCATCGCTGCTCTGCTGGTGCCAcgggggggcaggaggaggagggatgggtGTGGTGTGGACACGGGGTGGGatgcagggggaggagggatgggTGTGGTGTGGACACGGGGTGGGATGCAGGGGGAGGTGGGATGGACATTGCTCTACCTCCTCGGCTCTAAATAAGACTTTCCAGCCCAAAACCTGGAGAGTTAAGTTCACAGGGACTTGTTCCTGGGtggaggctggggaaggtgaAGCACAGGCCCCTCCAGCCATGCCAGACTGGCCAGAAGAGCCTCCTGGGAAAGGgtcagcagggagaggggaccTGTGTCCCCGGGGTGGGTGGGTGCTCTGTGCCTCTGACCTCCCCGTGCTTCCCCACAGACCATCTCCTGCGGACTCGCTGCCCTCCTGCTGTCCCGCTGCCCGGCCCCTGCCGCCCTCGtaagcccccagccccaccgcCCCCCACGCTGTGCCCACCCCCCGCTGCCGTGTCCTCTGCGGCTCGGGGACCTTCCcagagcccggcccggccgcgctgcctcttctctctccccccGCAGCCCTGGGGGGTGCTGGCCCTGAGCGCCGCCAGCTGCggctcctgcctgtgctgcctgctggggctggctgtgGCCATCGGGCTGACGCTGGGCGACCAAGGCCGGGCCCTGCTggccccctgcacccccaccAAGGTCGCCCTTGCCCCCGTGTCCCACCAGTGCCCCTTCGATCCCACCCGCGTCTACGTGAGTCCCCAGGGAGCTGCGGGTGCGCCGGGGACGGGGCGGGCGCGCCGGGGACCTGACGCCTCgtgtccctgcagagctccacCTTGTGCCTCTGGGTCACCTCCCTCCTGCTCGACTCCCTGGGGATCGTCTTCGGGATCCGCTGCCTCCTGCTCATCCTGCGCCTGCTCCGCCTCGGCCGCTGCTGCCGCGGGACGCACCGGAGGAAGGTGATCCCTGGTCCTTGGGCTCTGcaccagcctgctcctgtgcagggctgggatggaCCCCTCTGGGCGGGGATGGACCCCTCTGGGCTGGGATGGACCCCTCTGGGCTGGGATGGACCCCTCTGGGCTGGGATGGACCTGTCTGGGCTGGGATGGACCCATCTGATCTGGGTTGGACCTTTCTGGGCTCCGGGGCTCCTGGCCAAGGGCAGGACTTGCTGAACTGAAGATCTGAGTCCCCATCTCAGCCATCTCTCTGCCTTGCAGGTCTCCTTGCAGGTGGTCCCTGTGGAGACCCCCAGCTCTGGGCAGTGCCTGGGCTTGCTGAGGCTGGACAGTGTGGAAACTGCCCGGCTCTGAGCAGGGACCCAAGggatgtccccagccctgccctgtcccagccaCACGAGGGAACCCAGCTGTCCCCCAGCCCACTTATTGCAGGAACACATCCCCTGGATGCCACCAGCCAAGACACACGAGCCCATCCCTGTGGCCTCGGATCACCTAGAGCTGCAGCAATGGGAGTGACCCAGCTGGATCTGGACCCTGTAGGGAGGAACCTTTTCCTGGGTCCCAACAGGTCCTTTCCCACCTCTGATTGCACTGACAGACTTTATTCTGTGGGTATTAAAAGGCCAGGAGCTCATCCCCTCCCCGTGGCCCCTGCCCgtggggctgtggggaaggggctgggctggccccACCGTGTGTGCATgcggggggtgctgggggggg belongs to Apus apus isolate bApuApu2 chromosome 21, bApuApu2.pri.cur, whole genome shotgun sequence and includes:
- the TMEM54 gene encoding transmembrane protein 54, which encodes MGEACPHGCWPHTTTLVPGEQVGAVVCIPGLSVTATTSSVSSPTSIWGTSSGAVPKHPVALLATPTLCHLLVLLSLPGHLDPSSHQRVLMKTGLILLIIGHLNFIAGGLVHGIVLRFVVDPQDPISLLYGVTNVTSAIAALLTISCGLAALLLSRCPAPAALPWGVLALSAASCGSCLCCLLGLAVAIGLTLGDQGRALLAPCTPTKVALAPVSHQCPFDPTRVYSSTLCLWVTSLLLDSLGIVFGIRCLLLILRLLRLGRCCRGTHRRKVSLQVVPVETPSSGQCLGLLRLDSVETARL